The window GCTGGATATTTGTTTTAGGTTTTGTTCTTTTTCTGGATGAACTTTCCTTAGAAACTTGTATATACATTTTTAGCACCTCCTTGTGAAAGGATTATATACCAGCTTATTTTATAAAAGAGATATATTTCATATCTTGGGGATTATTGGAGTATATTGCCCTGTTTTTGTCCTTTAGAAATTCCCACATAAAAAAGGATAGTGCCTAAAGCGCACCATCCTTTTTTGTTAGGCTATATAGCCTGCGTATACTTCTTAAGCCATTCTTTCTCCTCTTCTGCCAGATGAGGGGCAATCAGCTCATATACTTTTTTATGGTAATCGTTGAGCAGTTTCTTCTCCTTCTCTGTCATCAGGTCAGGGTTTATGGCATCCAAATCAATGGGCACAAATGTAATTGGCTCAAAATACATAAACTGGCCGTACTCATTCTTTTCTCCCTTGCATACAAGAAGCTCATTTTCTGTACGGATACCATGTGACCCTTCAATATAAATACCCGGTTCATCTGTGATAATCATATTCGCCTCAAAAGGATGTATCTCGTTGGGCCTGAACTGCCAGCGGAAACCTGTAGGTGGTTCGTGGATATTGCCGAGATACCCCACCCCATGTCCGGTACCATGGTTAAAGTTCAGGTTCTGCCTCCAGAATGGCTCCCTGGCCACATAGTCCAGATTCATGCCAGTACAGCCATACAGGAATCTTACATCTGCCAGATTCAGCATACTGACAGCTACCGCTGTAAAATGGTCCTTCTCCTCCTGGCTGATCTCCCCAAGGGCCACAGTCCTTGTAATATCTGTTGAGCCTTCATAATAATGGCCCCCTGTGTCTGTCAGGAAAAGCGCCCCTTCCTTTAACTCCACATTTGTCTCAGGCGTGGAGGTATAATGCACGATTGCCCCATGCTCTTTGTATGCGCAAATGGGTTCGAAACTAGGCCACAGGAAATTCTCCTGCTCTGCCCTCAGCGCTTCCAGCTTGTCCGAGGCGCTGAGTTCTGTTATGACTTCTTTCCCCACTGTATTCTTCAGCCAATACATAAATTTCGTATGTGCAACACCATCTTTGATGTGCGCCTTCCTGATATTCTCAATCTCCACGTCATTTTTTACAGCTTTCATGAGGACTGTAGGGTTCTCCTGCTTTACTGTCTTTACGTTCTCAGGAATATTATTATAAAGGGCATAATTCATCCTTCTTGGATCTATTAAAACAACATCATCTGCTGAAAATCCTTTTACAGCCTCGTAGACATCATTGTATGGGTGTATGCAAACATGGTTCTTCTTAAATTCCTCCAGAATTTCAGTGTTAAACTTTCTCTCATCTGCATACAGGTCCACAGTATTCATATTGACAACCGTGTAGGACAAAAGAAGCGGGAAGTACTCTACATCATCTCCTCTGATATTTAACAGCCATCCTGTGTCATCCAGGCTGGTTATTATATGCCTGGATGCCCCCGCCTGCTTCATGACTTCCCTTACCCGGCCCAATTTAGACTCAGTAGTCTCACCGGCATATTGAATGTCCAGCAAAAAGGCTGGTTTTTCTGACAGGGGCGGCCTGTCCTGCCATATAGAATCTACCAAGTCGCAGTCATAAACCACCGTTCCCCCTTTATCCGCCGCAATATCTGCATATGCCTGTCCTTCATCCACACCCACGGTGCGCCCATCGAAACCAATGATTCCTTCATTAGGCAGGACCATATTTACATATTCCTCCACACTGGGAACCCCAGGCTCTCCCATCCTGCGCAGCATCACGCCGGAACCATCCATCTGCTGTGCCGCCTGGATAAAATACCGGCCATCTGTCCACATGCCCGCTTCATCCTTCGTAAATACAGCCGTCCCTGCTGACCCTGTAAATCCTGTCATAAACGCCCTGGCCTTGAAATGTTCCCCAACATATTCACTCTGATGGAAATCAGCAGTAGGCACAACATACACATCTATGCCCTTTTCTTCCATCAGCTGGCGGAGTCTGTCAACTCTTTCTGATACTTTCATGAAAAAACCTCCTTTACATTCTTCTGACTTATTATATCACTATTTCCTCATATTAGGTAGGGAAATTCTCAGACAAAGTCAAAGACCCCGATGCATGCATCGGGGTCTTTGACTTTCGCGGCAGTCGCCAAATGGACATGTAAACATGTCCGCTTGGCTCGTTGCCCGCGGGAATAGGAGCGCCGCTCCGTCATCTTATCTGATGGCTTTGCGATGCCCTTTGCTTTTATATTTATATATTTCTTTTAAACTACTTGCAGTTTATACCGGATATGACCCGTTTTCAGTGTCCGCTACTTTTGCATCCACTTTTGTCTGCTGTGCTTCCCTGTACTTAAAGTAATCTGTCGCAACCTGGGGGAACAGCGCATATGTCAGCACATCCTCATCCTGCTGTATCCACTGCTCACATTCTTTGCGCAGAGTATCCAGCTCGTTGGGGATTAAATCTGCCGGGCGGCATGTAATGACCTCTGTGTCCCCAATAACCTTCTTCTGCACCTCTGGGTTAAACGGCTTTGCTGTTGCCCCGTATTTTCCAGCTAACACATCCTTTGTCTCCTTGGTAGCCATTTTGTAGCGTTCTCCCATCAGGACATTAAATACAGCCTGTGTCCCCACGATCTGAGAAGATGGAGTAACAAGCGGCGGCTCGCCTAAATCCTTACGCACCCGCGGTACTTCCTCAAGTACATCATAAAACTTATCCTCTGCCCCCTGCTCTTTGAGCTGTGAAGTCAAGTTGGAAAGCATACCTCCCGGAACCTGATAGAGAAGAGTCTTGATATTTACGCCCATATTCTTCGGGTTGAGCAGTCCGCTCTCAAGGGCCTCGTCTCTGATTGGCCTGAAATAGTCTGCAATCTCAGCCAGCAGGTTCTGATCCAACCCTGTATCATAGGGCGTCCCCTTGAACGTCTCAACCATAACTTCTGTGGCTGGCTGTGAAGTGCCGAGGGCAAAAGGTGACATAGCAGTATCAATGATATCTGCGCCAGCCTCCACTGACTTCAGATATGTCATAGAACCTACGCCGGAAGTATAGTGGGTATGCATCTCGATGGGGATGCTGACAGCTTCTTTCAGCGCTGTCACAAGATCTGTGGCCTGGTATGGGCAGAGCAGTCCTGCCATATCTTTTACACAGATAGAGTTTGCACCCATGTCCTCGATTCTCTTTGCCAGATCCACCCAGTATTCCATTGTATAGGCATCCCCCAGGGTATAGGACATAGCCACCTGTGCGTGCGCCTTCTCCTTGTTTGCCGCCGTAACTGCTGTCTGCAGATTTCGGATATCATTCATACAGTCAAAGATACGGATAATGTCTATGCCATTAGCGGCTGATTTCTGCACAAAATATTCTACCACATCATCTGCATAAGGACGGTACCCAAGAATATTCTGCCCTCTGAACAGCATCTGCAGCTTAGTATTCTTAAAACCATCCCGGAATTTACGGAGTCTGTCCCATGGATCCTCATGGAGGAACCTCAGGGAGGCATCGAATGTAGCGCCGCCCCAGCACTCTACAGCATGGTACCCTACTTTGTCCATTTTATCTACGATAGGCAGCATCTGCTCTGTTGTCATTCTCGTGGCAATCAGGGACTGATGCGCGTCACGCAGTATTGTCTCTGTTATTTTAACTGGTTTCTTTTCTATCTCTGCCATTTATTTGTCCTCCATTATTATTTAACCCCAAAAATAGCCATAAATGTCCCGGCTGCCACGGCAGTACCGATAACACCCGCCACATTTGGCCCCATCGCATGCATCAGCAGGAAGTTTGTTGGATCTGCCTCTGCCCCGACCTTCTGTGAAACTCTGGCCGCCATGGGGACCGCGGAAACACCTGCGGAACCAATCAGCGGATTTACCTTTCCGCCGGATAATTTACACATGATTTTACCGAAAAGCACACCTGCAGCAGTACCAAATGCAAATGCAATCAAACCGAGAATTACGATTTTGATGGTATCCATATTCAGGAATGCCTCTGCACTTGTGGTAGCCCCTACTGATGTGCCGAGCAGGATTACAACGATGTACATCAGGGCATTTGCTGCAGTGTCTGTAAGCTGTCTGACCACACCAGATTCCTTGAACAAGTTGCCAAGCATCAGCATACCTACCAATGGAGCTGTTGTAGGAAGAATCACACAAACCACGATGGTAACAATAATCGGGAAAAGAATTCTCTCCAGCTTTGAAACTGGCCTCAACTGATCCATCTTGACTTGGCGCTCTTTTTTCGTTGTAAGGAGCTTCATAATCGGCGGCTGTATGATCGGAACCAGGGACATATATGAATATGCCGCCACCGCAATGGGTCCCAGTATGGCAGTCTGCTGCAGCTTCCCGGCAAGGAAAATAGATGTAGGGCCGTCTGCACCGCCAATGATAGAAATAGCTGCCGCAGCCTTGTCTGAAAATCCCATAGCCATAGCGCCGAGGTAGGCTGCAAAAATACCGAACTGTGCTGCCGCACCGAGAAGAAAACTCTTCGGGTTGGCAATCAATGGCCCAAAGTCTGTCATCGCCCCTACACCAAGGAAAATCAAAGATGGCAGAATTGACCATTCGTCAAGCATATAAAAGTAATAGAGAAGTCCTCCTGTTCCATTGGCAGCATCTTCTGCATGAAGCATAATATCTGGATAGATATTGACCAGCAACATACCGAAGGCTATAGGAACAAGCAGCAGCGGCTCAAAGCCGTGCCTAATTGCTAAATAGAGGAACACACATGCAACCGCAATCATGACCAGGTTTCCTATGGTCAGATTCATAAATGCGGTCTGCTGCACGAGGTTTCCCAGCGTATTTGAAATATATTCCATTTGTCAAACCTCCTGGTGAACTAGTTTAATGTAGCTAACACTGCTCCTGCTTCCACCGCATCTCCTACTGCTACATCAATGCTGGCAACTGTTCCTGCCTCCGGGGCTACTACAGGTATTTCCATCTTCATTGCCTCAATGATGACAACTGCATCACCAGGCTGTACACTCTGTCCTACATTTGCTTCAATTTTAAATACTTTTCCGGCTGCCCCTGCTTTTACCTGAATACTTCCTGCTGAACCAGACTTAGCAGCTGCTGGTGCCGCTGGTGCTGCCTTCGGCGCTGCAGCCGGCATCGGCCTGGGTGCAGCCACTGGTGCGGGAGCCGCTCCTACCCCATTTTCTTCCACTGTTACATCATACACATTTCCGTTTACTGTAATTGTATAATTTTTCATCTCTTAATCTCCTCCTGATTAACTCCATTTATTTGATTTTCTTCTCTTTATGGAACGGACCACAAACCCATCTGTGGAAGTACCTTCGGATGCAGCAATTGCCGCTGCAATTACTGCTGCAAGCTCTCCGCCGTCGTCTGATGCCTGTACAGCCTCCGCTGCAGGCTCTGCCGCCTTAGCAGGAGCCGGCTCTGTATTTACGGCCTCTGCCTTTTTACTGAATTTCTTTTCAATTGCAGGGATAAACTTAAATAAAGAAATAATGAATGAGATGAAAATCAATACAACAAATACAGTTCCCATTCCCAGTATTGTATTAAGTCCCGCCTTCTCCAGAATCTCGCCGGTTGTATAATTGGCATTCACCGTCAGGCTTTCCAGGTTCATCTTCTCGTCAAAAGCAAAAGAAAGTTCTCCATCCCTATTCTCAAAGTCTGCCTCTGCACTAAGCGTTGCCCCGCTGTTTGAAGTCTCCAGCCGGTATTCTCCCATATCTATAAGTCCGCCGCATTCTTTGATTCCGGCCTTCCATGCTTCTATCATTGCCAGGAAGTCGTCTGACTCAATGGGCAGCCCTGACTGCAGCAATGTCAGGTTCAGCTCAAGGTCAGACATCTCAGAAAACCCTTCAAAATCACTTTCAGCCATGTTATTAAAACTCTGGATGACTGTGTCTGCATACTGCTGCATCATGTCCTGATCATATTGTGCTGTGTCGGCTGCTTTGCTCCCACATCCTGTAAAGCTGAGGATGAGGAGTAAAACAAGCCCTGTTAAACTGATTTTTTTCTTCACTTCGCCTCACCTCACTAAACCGTACCGTGTTTTTTGTCCGGACGATCCTCTCTCTTTGTGAACAGCATCTCAAATGCTCCAATTACATATTTCCTCGTATCTGCCGGTTCAATGATTGCATCTACATATCCCCTTCTTGCAGCAGAAAGTGGACTGGACTGCAGCTCTTTATATTCAGACGCCTTTTCTTTCAGCGTCTCAGCATCCGCATCTTCATACATAATCTTCGCGGCCAGGCCAGAATCCATCATGCCGATCTCAGCTGAAGGCCATGCATAGACCATATCCGCGCCGATAGATTTGCTGTTCATGGCTACATAAGCGCTTCCAAATGCCTTTCCTACAATCACATTTACCTTGGGAACCGTGGCATTGGCAAATGTATATGTGAGTCTCGCAACGGCTCTCGCCATGTTCTTTTCAGACTCCACGGTAGCGGCAAATCCTGAAATATTTGTAAGCGTCAGGACTGGGATTGAGAACGCATCGCAGAAATTCACAAAATCAATCGCTTTCTTACATCCGTCCACTGTCAGGGCGTTGTCAAACTCCTCTGCGGCGCTGCCATCCTCGCCGTATACTTTAGAGCGGTTGGCAACGGCGCCCACAGTCATGCCGTTTAAACGGATGAACCCTGTCACCATGTCTTTTGCATATTCCTTCTTTGTCTCAAAGAAAACATGGTTGTCAGAAATTGCTGCAAGGGCAATGCCTGTATCTTCTGATGCATTGGCAATATCTGCACAGGCGCGGTTCAGGTCATCTGTACATTCTGTGTAGGAAAGGTCGTCCTCATTATTTGCAGGAATCATGCAGGCCAAAGTACGGATCTGCCCGAGAATCTCTGCCTCCTCACCGATGCCATCCACTAAGCCTGCTGTCTTGCTCTGGTATTCTGGGGTGGCTGTGTCACATTTGGACATCTCATTTCCCTCCAGTGCATTAGGAGAATTTACAAATAATCTGCCCTGGCTGCTTTCCATAAAAGTAAAATCTGTCAATCCGGGAACAACAGCAAGGCCGCCGCCGCACATTCCGAATACAGCAGTGATCTGCGGAATCACGCCGGAAGCCATAGACTGCTTAAAATACAGGCTTCCAAAAGCCTCCAGCGCATCCGTAGCCTCCTGTAGCCTTAAACCGGCACAGTCTACCATACCGATGACTGGAGCCCCCATTTTCATTGCCATATCATAAATATTTGCAATCTTCTTTGCGTGCATCTCGCCCACTGCCCCCTTCAATACAGTAGCATCCTGGCTGTACACATACACAAGATTGCCATCAATCACCCCGTAACCAGTGATGACACCATCTGCCGGAGTGTCTTTTTTCTGCAGGTTGAAATCTGTGTTCCTGGCTGTAACAGCACCGCCGATCTCAACAAAGCTCCCCTCATCAAGCAGCATGGCAATTCTTCTGCTCGCCGGGTTTTCTGTAGCGTTGTAGCTCATATCCTAGCCCTCCATATTATAAAATTTGTTTAAAATAAAACCAAAATTTCTGCCTATTCTAGTATATAATACTTAATACAAAATTTCAATTCATAAATACAGATTCTGATATTTTTTTCACAGTCCTTGGAAACACCACAAGTAAATTTTCGGCATGCCAAAATTTACTTGCTAAAACATACCCTGAAATTATATTTGTATGGCCAGAGTATTATAATAGGAAGTATTTATAAAAACCTTATGAAAATTTGTAAATAAATTATAAATTTTTATTTGTTCTTTCCTATAAACTATGGTACAATTTCTTCATGGAGAAATTTTTGACAAAGAAGGAGGTTTTTCAAACTCTGGGAGGATACTAGATATCCTCAGCATCTAGCACCATGTCAGTGCAGCACTATAAAAAACTAATTGGAGGGTTTTTATTATGGAAACAGCAAAAAAGAAGAGACCTTTTGGCTTTTATGTCTGCTCTTTGGGTTTCACATTTGAGCGTTGTGCATTCTACACAGTAAAATATTTACTGGCCATCTGGATCGCAACAAACGCTGCTGGCGGCGGCTTGGGGTTGACCGATGCCAAGGCAGCTTCCATGTCAGCTTTATTCGTGGCATTTACTTACATTACACCAATTTTTGGCGGATACATCGCTGACTACTGGTTAAGTCCAAGAATCTGTGTTATCGCAGGTATGATTCTTATGGGACTTGGCTACCTGTGTACATGGCAGGCCCACTCTACAGGACTTGTGTGGGCAATGATCATCCTTGTTTCAGTAGGAACTGGTTTATTCAAGGGTAACCTTTCCGGTGTAAACGGCCTGTTGTTCGAGGACAAAG of the Luxibacter massiliensis genome contains:
- a CDS encoding sodium ion-translocating decarboxylase subunit beta; its protein translation is MEYISNTLGNLVQQTAFMNLTIGNLVMIAVACVFLYLAIRHGFEPLLLVPIAFGMLLVNIYPDIMLHAEDAANGTGGLLYYFYMLDEWSILPSLIFLGVGAMTDFGPLIANPKSFLLGAAAQFGIFAAYLGAMAMGFSDKAAAAISIIGGADGPTSIFLAGKLQQTAILGPIAVAAYSYMSLVPIIQPPIMKLLTTKKERQVKMDQLRPVSKLERILFPIIVTIVVCVILPTTAPLVGMLMLGNLFKESGVVRQLTDTAANALMYIVVILLGTSVGATTSAEAFLNMDTIKIVILGLIAFAFGTAAGVLFGKIMCKLSGGKVNPLIGSAGVSAVPMAARVSQKVGAEADPTNFLLMHAMGPNVAGVIGTAVAAGTFMAIFGVK
- a CDS encoding oxaloacetate decarboxylase subunit alpha translates to MAEIEKKPVKITETILRDAHQSLIATRMTTEQMLPIVDKMDKVGYHAVECWGGATFDASLRFLHEDPWDRLRKFRDGFKNTKLQMLFRGQNILGYRPYADDVVEYFVQKSAANGIDIIRIFDCMNDIRNLQTAVTAANKEKAHAQVAMSYTLGDAYTMEYWVDLAKRIEDMGANSICVKDMAGLLCPYQATDLVTALKEAVSIPIEMHTHYTSGVGSMTYLKSVEAGADIIDTAMSPFALGTSQPATEVMVETFKGTPYDTGLDQNLLAEIADYFRPIRDEALESGLLNPKNMGVNIKTLLYQVPGGMLSNLTSQLKEQGAEDKFYDVLEEVPRVRKDLGEPPLVTPSSQIVGTQAVFNVLMGERYKMATKETKDVLAGKYGATAKPFNPEVQKKVIGDTEVITCRPADLIPNELDTLRKECEQWIQQDEDVLTYALFPQVATDYFKYREAQQTKVDAKVADTENGSYPV
- a CDS encoding OadG family transporter subunit is translated as MKKKISLTGLVLLLILSFTGCGSKAADTAQYDQDMMQQYADTVIQSFNNMAESDFEGFSEMSDLELNLTLLQSGLPIESDDFLAMIEAWKAGIKECGGLIDMGEYRLETSNSGATLSAEADFENRDGELSFAFDEKMNLESLTVNANYTTGEILEKAGLNTILGMGTVFVVLIFISFIISLFKFIPAIEKKFSKKAEAVNTEPAPAKAAEPAAEAVQASDDGGELAAVIAAAIAASEGTSTDGFVVRSIKRRKSNKWS
- a CDS encoding biotin/lipoyl-containing protein, with amino-acid sequence MKNYTITVNGNVYDVTVEENGVGAAPAPVAAPRPMPAAAPKAAPAAPAAAKSGSAGSIQVKAGAAGKVFKIEANVGQSVQPGDAVVIIEAMKMEIPVVAPEAGTVASIDVAVGDAVEAGAVLATLN
- a CDS encoding aminopeptidase P family N-terminal domain-containing protein, giving the protein MKVSERVDRLRQLMEEKGIDVYVVPTADFHQSEYVGEHFKARAFMTGFTGSAGTAVFTKDEAGMWTDGRYFIQAAQQMDGSGVMLRRMGEPGVPSVEEYVNMVLPNEGIIGFDGRTVGVDEGQAYADIAADKGGTVVYDCDLVDSIWQDRPPLSEKPAFLLDIQYAGETTESKLGRVREVMKQAGASRHIITSLDDTGWLLNIRGDDVEYFPLLLSYTVVNMNTVDLYADERKFNTEILEEFKKNHVCIHPYNDVYEAVKGFSADDVVLIDPRRMNYALYNNIPENVKTVKQENPTVLMKAVKNDVEIENIRKAHIKDGVAHTKFMYWLKNTVGKEVITELSASDKLEALRAEQENFLWPSFEPICAYKEHGAIVHYTSTPETNVELKEGALFLTDTGGHYYEGSTDITRTVALGEISQEEKDHFTAVAVSMLNLADVRFLYGCTGMNLDYVAREPFWRQNLNFNHGTGHGVGYLGNIHEPPTGFRWQFRPNEIHPFEANMIITDEPGIYIEGSHGIRTENELLVCKGEKNEYGQFMYFEPITFVPIDLDAINPDLMTEKEKKLLNDYHKKVYELIAPHLAEEEKEWLKKYTQAI
- a CDS encoding acyl-CoA carboxylase subunit beta, with protein sequence MSYNATENPASRRIAMLLDEGSFVEIGGAVTARNTDFNLQKKDTPADGVITGYGVIDGNLVYVYSQDATVLKGAVGEMHAKKIANIYDMAMKMGAPVIGMVDCAGLRLQEATDALEAFGSLYFKQSMASGVIPQITAVFGMCGGGLAVVPGLTDFTFMESSQGRLFVNSPNALEGNEMSKCDTATPEYQSKTAGLVDGIGEEAEILGQIRTLACMIPANNEDDLSYTECTDDLNRACADIANASEDTGIALAAISDNHVFFETKKEYAKDMVTGFIRLNGMTVGAVANRSKVYGEDGSAAEEFDNALTVDGCKKAIDFVNFCDAFSIPVLTLTNISGFAATVESEKNMARAVARLTYTFANATVPKVNVIVGKAFGSAYVAMNSKSIGADMVYAWPSAEIGMMDSGLAAKIMYEDADAETLKEKASEYKELQSSPLSAARRGYVDAIIEPADTRKYVIGAFEMLFTKREDRPDKKHGTV